A DNA window from Parabacteroides johnsonii DSM 18315 contains the following coding sequences:
- a CDS encoding SusC/RagA family TonB-linked outer membrane protein yields the protein MGKQCQMIDALQIRFRQLIRLPFLVCFAFFSVMMAYASPGTVKGKVIGSDGYGIAGVNVIEKGTTNGVITDVEGRYVLNLTTENPVIAFSFIGYVSQELSVGNKTVVDIVLKEDVKALEEVVVVGYGTQKKKDLTGAIASVNSEDLGKTPALSFDQSLQGKVAGVQISQTNGAPGGNINIMVRGISSITGSNSPLYVVDGFPIGTGGGGSNLSNFSNSSYSSSGMANATTEKINPLSTINPSDIESIEILKDASATAIYGSRGANGVVLITTKKGKTGKTSINVNASFGVQQVAHKLDLLTPREYAEFVAEGRDNAWIYAGGQASDPNEVRTSNAWVRPEYRNPSSISNEGTDWQDVIFRLATVQNYQVSATGGTENIKYMVSLGFFDQKGIVIGSDFQRFNIRSNIEAKLTKRLKFGTNLAGSYGYGDFARTEGHLGLRGMIQCALAINPGMPVYGQDGSYNSEFDDPMGAPVENPLFIAENFSDKRNMKDFIVNNYLDYEFIPGLNFRTSFGLKFNLNQTELWKSSKIGTYADKSSPATAAAIDKKGLNWLNENTLTYKKNFNEKHDLNVVAGLTVQKDTYSQLSAGATDFPTDYIHYLSAGTINSGTHLKSEWSMVSLLARANYVYDNKYMLTATVRRDGSSRFGANQKWGTFPSVSVGYRVSEEPFMQNFRALSDLKIRASYGVAGNNSIGNYNQIALLGVSNYVDANKILPGLAPSTLANDELTWEKSKQTDIGIDFGLFNNRVSVIADWYYNLKTDLLLSVNLPAASGFGSAMQNVGEIENKGFEFALNTVNIDTKNFSWSTSFNISTNRNKVKKLATEDGRIVSDKFITEVGQPISSFYMMNVVGVFKDDADVAKGPVYSPNTRPGDLKYEDVDGDGKITTADKTIVGSPFPDFTWGLNNEFKWKNLSLSVFVNGSQGGKTYFEAGETLLNCAGVQNQLSLVNDRWRSPEEPGNGYLPRAIRSDYALGMSASSRYLFDASYVRIKDITLSYDFPGSITQKIGLKGLNAYFNVSNVYTFTDYPGYDPEASQSGDSVTSAGIDSGVYPTPRTYTLGVKVAF from the coding sequence ATGGGAAAACAGTGTCAAATGATTGACGCATTGCAAATCAGGTTTCGGCAATTAATTCGTTTGCCCTTTTTGGTTTGCTTTGCTTTTTTTAGTGTAATGATGGCTTATGCATCTCCTGGAACAGTAAAGGGTAAAGTGATTGGTTCTGACGGCTATGGTATTGCTGGTGTGAATGTTATTGAAAAGGGTACGACGAATGGAGTTATTACGGATGTTGAAGGGCGATATGTTTTAAATCTGACTACGGAGAATCCTGTAATTGCATTTTCATTTATCGGATATGTCTCGCAGGAGCTCTCGGTCGGAAATAAGACAGTTGTCGATATTGTGTTGAAAGAGGATGTGAAAGCGCTTGAAGAAGTAGTGGTTGTCGGATATGGTACGCAGAAGAAAAAAGATCTGACAGGTGCCATTGCTTCGGTGAATAGTGAAGATTTGGGTAAGACGCCTGCATTAAGTTTCGATCAGTCATTGCAAGGAAAAGTTGCAGGTGTACAAATTTCCCAGACGAACGGAGCTCCGGGTGGTAATATAAATATTATGGTTCGTGGTATCAGTTCGATTACCGGTTCTAATTCTCCTTTGTATGTAGTTGACGGATTTCCTATCGGAACAGGTGGGGGAGGTTCTAACTTGTCCAATTTTTCCAATAGCAGCTATTCTTCCAGTGGTATGGCAAATGCCACGACAGAGAAAATCAATCCGTTAAGTACGATTAACCCCTCGGATATCGAGTCGATCGAGATATTGAAGGACGCATCGGCTACGGCTATTTATGGTTCCAGAGGAGCGAATGGTGTTGTCTTGATTACGACAAAGAAAGGGAAAACCGGTAAAACATCCATTAATGTAAATGCCTCTTTCGGTGTACAACAGGTCGCTCATAAATTGGATTTGTTGACTCCTCGCGAATATGCGGAATTTGTAGCGGAAGGTAGAGATAATGCTTGGATTTATGCTGGTGGTCAAGCAAGTGATCCGAATGAAGTCAGAACTTCCAATGCTTGGGTAAGGCCAGAATACCGTAATCCCTCTTCCATTTCAAATGAAGGGACAGATTGGCAGGATGTAATATTCCGTTTGGCAACTGTCCAAAATTATCAGGTATCGGCTACTGGGGGTACCGAAAATATAAAATATATGGTATCATTAGGCTTCTTCGATCAGAAGGGTATCGTGATTGGTTCCGATTTTCAACGCTTCAATATCCGTTCTAATATCGAAGCAAAACTGACGAAACGATTGAAGTTCGGTACAAATCTTGCTGGTTCTTATGGGTATGGCGATTTTGCACGAACTGAAGGACATCTGGGCTTAAGAGGTATGATTCAATGTGCATTGGCTATAAATCCGGGAATGCCGGTTTATGGTCAGGATGGCAGTTATAATTCCGAGTTTGATGATCCGATGGGAGCACCTGTGGAAAATCCGTTATTTATTGCTGAAAATTTCTCCGACAAAAGAAATATGAAGGATTTCATTGTAAACAATTATCTGGATTATGAATTTATACCAGGTTTGAATTTCAGAACATCGTTTGGTTTGAAGTTTAATTTGAATCAAACGGAACTATGGAAATCGTCGAAGATCGGAACCTATGCGGATAAATCCAGTCCGGCAACAGCTGCCGCTATAGATAAGAAAGGCTTAAACTGGTTGAATGAAAATACATTGACATATAAAAAGAACTTTAATGAAAAACATGATTTGAATGTTGTAGCTGGCTTGACAGTTCAAAAGGATACCTATAGTCAATTATCTGCCGGAGCAACGGATTTTCCTACCGATTATATACATTATTTATCTGCCGGAACGATCAATTCTGGGACACACCTGAAGTCCGAATGGTCTATGGTCTCTTTGTTGGCGAGAGCAAATTATGTTTATGACAATAAATATATGTTGACGGCGACTGTTCGTAGAGATGGTAGCTCACGGTTCGGAGCAAATCAGAAATGGGGAACATTTCCTTCTGTTTCGGTTGGGTATCGTGTATCGGAAGAACCTTTTATGCAGAATTTTAGAGCTTTGTCCGATTTAAAAATAAGAGCAAGCTATGGGGTTGCCGGAAATAACAGTATCGGAAACTATAATCAGATAGCTTTGTTAGGCGTTTCTAATTATGTGGATGCAAACAAAATCTTACCGGGTTTGGCTCCAAGTACATTGGCAAACGATGAACTGACTTGGGAAAAATCTAAGCAGACTGATATCGGTATTGATTTCGGTTTGTTCAACAACCGTGTGTCAGTCATTGCCGATTGGTATTATAATCTGAAAACAGATTTGTTGTTAAGTGTGAATCTGCCGGCTGCCTCTGGTTTCGGAAGTGCAATGCAAAACGTTGGAGAAATAGAAAACAAAGGATTTGAGTTTGCTTTAAACACTGTGAATATCGATACAAAAAATTTCTCATGGTCGACTTCTTTTAATATAAGTACAAATCGTAATAAGGTAAAAAAACTTGCAACGGAAGATGGGCGTATCGTTTCTGATAAGTTTATAACTGAAGTGGGGCAACCCATTTCCAGTTTCTATATGATGAATGTTGTCGGAGTTTTTAAAGATGATGCGGATGTCGCGAAAGGCCCGGTTTATTCTCCCAATACAAGACCAGGTGATTTGAAATATGAAGATGTGGATGGCGATGGCAAGATTACGACGGCTGATAAAACAATTGTCGGATCGCCATTTCCCGATTTTACCTGGGGCTTGAATAATGAATTTAAATGGAAGAATTTGAGTTTAAGTGTTTTTGTTAACGGGTCTCAAGGGGGAAAGACCTATTTCGAAGCAGGAGAAACCTTGTTAAATTGTGCAGGTGTACAGAACCAATTGTCATTGGTTAATGATCGTTGGAGATCTCCTGAAGAACCGGGTAATGGATATCTGCCGAGGGCTATACGTTCCGATTATGCGCTGGGGATGTCTGCCAGTTCCAGATATTTATTTGATGCTTCGTATGTCCGTATTAAAGACATTACCTTATCGTATGATTTCCCAGGATCTATCACGCAAAAAATTGGATTGAAGGGGTTGAATGCCTATTTCAATGTCTCTAACGTATATACATTCACGGATTATCCGGGTTATGATCCGGAAGCAAGCCAGTCTGGAGACTCTGTGACTTCTGCTGGGATAGATAGTGGCGTTTATCCTACTCCGAGAACATACACATTAGGTGTAAAGGTTGCTTTTTAA
- a CDS encoding helix-turn-helix domain-containing protein, which produces MSDFICQKYTDCSSCSHYQKQIFKYRSFLKGMMIPKERCSQNTIYFLISGSVRVTSDEHPGTVFHDGQFIMQPIGSRVEFHILESTECILYLFEAPQNICTDRFNKGLELAKESPMLPVVMDMCFPLRLFINGLKMYLNNDLLCAEFLKAKQTELYFLLNCYYTLKEIANFYAPIYRYSQTFRYFVMQNYLKAKDVESFAQLGGYSTPTFRRLFKETFGEPAYQWMTKKKCLDIQNDLTTTNASISEICYKYGFESLSNFSHFCRANFGKSPRAIRNERDENV; this is translated from the coding sequence ATGTCTGATTTTATCTGTCAGAAATATACAGACTGTTCTTCTTGCTCCCACTATCAGAAGCAGATATTCAAATACCGTTCTTTCCTGAAAGGAATGATGATCCCAAAAGAACGGTGTTCACAAAATACGATCTATTTTCTGATATCCGGCTCCGTTCGGGTAACCAGCGACGAGCATCCGGGCACGGTATTTCATGACGGGCAGTTCATCATGCAACCGATCGGTTCACGTGTAGAGTTCCACATCCTGGAATCTACAGAATGCATCCTTTACCTGTTCGAGGCTCCGCAAAACATTTGTACCGACCGTTTCAACAAAGGACTGGAACTGGCGAAAGAGTCTCCCATGCTCCCGGTCGTCATGGATATGTGTTTCCCGTTGCGCCTTTTTATCAACGGGCTCAAGATGTACCTCAACAATGATCTCCTGTGTGCGGAATTCCTGAAAGCCAAGCAGACGGAGTTGTATTTCCTGCTCAACTGCTACTATACCTTGAAAGAGATTGCCAATTTCTATGCACCTATATATAGGTATAGCCAAACATTCCGCTACTTTGTCATGCAAAACTACCTGAAAGCAAAAGATGTCGAGTCTTTTGCGCAATTAGGAGGATATAGCACTCCCACCTTCCGGCGTTTATTCAAAGAGACATTCGGAGAGCCGGCTTACCAATGGATGACCAAAAAGAAATGCCTGGATATACAAAACGACCTGACCACCACGAATGCAAGCATATCCGAGATCTGCTATAAGTACGGCTTCGAATCCTTGTCTAACTTTTCCCACTTCTGCCGGGCTAACTTCGGCAAGTCTCCGAGGGCCATCCGTAACGAAAGGGACGAAAACGTATAA
- a CDS encoding RagB/SusD family nutrient uptake outer membrane protein, with the protein MKNRIMRYLPLLAISLSTMSCSDFLTLKPEYQMNELGFYQNESDFETAVVGLYSGLQSYGQNLIWMNELATDNAVFQLANAETAVTGFDYMNLSATNAYVSTYWSNSYGMISRANGILNRLSNFDFNSKAKMQGECKFIRALAYFQLVQLFGDVSITELEFSSPNQIADYDFSRKPVDQVYQLIIQDLMDAESLLSSEIPENKGKVSIGAVKALLGKVYLTRHEYDKSAEKLKEVIDLNAYSLEQDYGSLFSEGNDDKSESILEIEFASGNLGEGSNFAHHFYPNVINMDVFSGGILGGGRCVPSETLWNTYEEGDLRRDAALGNKLPMKDGTTSDYYFCKKFVDYSATTTSDCGVNFTLLRYADVLLMYAEALNELGKASEALLYINQVRQRAGIGDLHGLSQTALRTALEKERQCELCFEGHRWFDLMRTGRTLEVLNEDFKNRGLAFSVEEYELLLPIPQGQIDIDPDLEQNPGY; encoded by the coding sequence ATGAAAAATAGAATAATGAGATATTTACCTCTTTTGGCAATATCACTGAGTACGATGTCTTGCTCTGATTTCTTGACATTAAAACCTGAATATCAAATGAACGAGTTGGGATTTTATCAGAATGAATCTGATTTTGAAACAGCTGTAGTCGGTTTGTATTCCGGATTACAGAGCTATGGTCAAAATTTGATCTGGATGAATGAGCTGGCTACCGATAATGCAGTTTTCCAATTGGCGAATGCCGAGACTGCCGTAACAGGGTTTGATTATATGAATTTATCTGCGACAAATGCTTATGTGAGTACTTACTGGAGCAATTCGTATGGAATGATAAGCCGTGCAAACGGTATACTGAACAGATTGTCGAATTTTGATTTCAATTCAAAGGCGAAAATGCAGGGTGAATGTAAGTTTATACGTGCATTGGCTTATTTCCAGTTGGTTCAATTGTTTGGTGACGTTTCTATAACGGAGTTGGAATTTTCAAGTCCGAATCAGATTGCAGACTATGATTTTAGTCGGAAACCTGTGGACCAAGTTTATCAACTGATCATACAGGATTTGATGGATGCTGAAAGTTTATTGTCTTCAGAAATTCCAGAAAATAAAGGAAAAGTATCGATTGGTGCTGTAAAGGCTTTGTTAGGAAAAGTCTATTTGACAAGACATGAATATGATAAATCAGCAGAAAAGCTGAAAGAGGTGATAGATTTGAATGCATATTCTTTGGAACAGGACTACGGTTCTCTCTTTTCCGAAGGCAACGATGACAAATCGGAATCGATATTAGAAATAGAGTTCGCTTCGGGCAATCTCGGGGAAGGTTCTAATTTTGCACATCATTTTTATCCCAATGTAATCAATATGGATGTATTTTCCGGTGGAATATTAGGAGGAGGGAGATGTGTCCCCAGTGAAACCTTGTGGAATACTTACGAGGAAGGCGATTTAAGGCGGGATGCTGCTTTGGGGAATAAATTGCCGATGAAAGACGGTACGACTTCGGATTATTATTTCTGCAAAAAGTTTGTAGATTATTCGGCAACGACGACAAGCGACTGTGGTGTGAATTTTACTCTTTTGCGCTATGCGGATGTTCTGCTTATGTATGCAGAGGCTCTGAATGAGTTGGGAAAAGCGAGTGAAGCTTTGCTATATATTAATCAGGTAAGGCAACGTGCAGGAATCGGAGATTTGCACGGATTGTCTCAAACTGCATTACGCACTGCTCTGGAAAAAGAAAGACAATGCGAACTTTGTTTTGAAGGACATCGCTGGTTTGATTTGATGAGAACCGGACGGACCTTGGAAGTATTGAATGAAGATTTCAAAAATCGTGGTCTGGCTTTTAGTGTAGAAGAGTATGAATTATTGCTTCCGATTCCTCAGGGACAAATAGATATTGATCCGGATTTGGAACAAAATCCGGGATATTGA
- a CDS encoding glycoside hydrolase family 10 protein gives MMAKYLRLLLILLLGAVTSCKTTQQKPQQPTGKEAKREFRGAWIQTAFQGEYKDMTPVQMRKDFIRKLDYLQKCGINAIIFQVRPEADAFYKSDIEPWSRFYTGRQGLAPDGDFDVMAFLIEECHKRNMEFHAWLNPYRASTAGNTRFADSHIYNKHPEWFVTYNKQILFDPGLPESRQFICRVVRDIVSRYDVDAIHMDDYFYPYPVAGISFPDDKSFQKYGLNKGYKASQRADWRRENVNKLVREIKRTILLSKPWVRFGISPFGIYRNKKSTPDGSGSNTNGLQNYDDLYADVTHWVKEGWIDYNIPQIYWEIGHPAADYITLIQWWNKNATREGTHLYIGQDVARTMKADQLTRKMLYERSLSKVKGNCFWPANEILWNNKGVADSLKRNYHRYPALIPAYTHLHNRAPQEVKKLKTEWTAQGYMLHWQAEQSKTNPELASYFVIYRFENKEPVNLDDPSKIVAVTRETNYLLPYDDGKHKYRYVVTAVDRFHNENQGKSKKVKL, from the coding sequence ATGATGGCAAAATACCTTCGTCTGTTACTGATCTTGCTGCTTGGAGCAGTAACGTCATGTAAGACGACACAACAAAAACCGCAGCAACCGACTGGAAAAGAAGCGAAACGGGAATTTCGCGGGGCTTGGATACAGACGGCTTTCCAGGGAGAATACAAGGATATGACACCCGTACAAATGCGGAAAGACTTTATCCGCAAACTCGACTATCTGCAAAAATGCGGGATCAACGCTATCATCTTCCAGGTACGCCCGGAAGCCGACGCTTTCTATAAATCGGATATCGAACCTTGGAGCCGTTTCTACACCGGCAGGCAGGGGCTCGCCCCAGACGGAGACTTCGACGTGATGGCTTTCCTGATCGAAGAATGCCACAAGCGGAATATGGAATTTCACGCTTGGCTGAACCCTTACCGGGCAAGCACAGCCGGGAATACCCGTTTTGCAGATTCACATATATATAATAAGCATCCGGAATGGTTCGTAACCTACAACAAGCAAATCCTGTTTGACCCGGGATTACCGGAAAGCCGGCAGTTCATCTGTCGCGTGGTACGGGATATCGTCAGCCGCTATGATGTAGACGCGATCCATATGGACGACTATTTCTACCCCTATCCGGTAGCGGGTATCTCTTTCCCGGACGACAAAAGTTTTCAGAAATACGGTTTGAACAAAGGATATAAAGCATCACAACGTGCAGACTGGCGAAGGGAAAATGTGAACAAGCTGGTTCGCGAGATCAAGCGCACCATCCTGTTATCCAAACCTTGGGTAAGATTCGGTATCAGTCCGTTCGGTATCTACCGCAACAAGAAAAGTACACCCGACGGTTCAGGCAGCAACACCAACGGACTGCAAAACTACGACGACCTGTATGCAGACGTGACACACTGGGTAAAAGAGGGTTGGATAGACTATAACATTCCACAGATATATTGGGAGATCGGACATCCGGCAGCCGACTATATCACGTTGATCCAATGGTGGAACAAAAACGCGACACGGGAAGGCACGCATCTGTATATCGGCCAAGACGTAGCACGCACCATGAAAGCAGACCAGCTCACCCGCAAAATGCTTTACGAACGTTCGCTCTCGAAAGTAAAAGGTAACTGCTTCTGGCCCGCAAACGAAATACTCTGGAACAACAAGGGTGTAGCCGACAGCCTGAAACGGAACTACCACCGCTATCCAGCCTTGATCCCGGCCTATACCCATCTGCACAACCGGGCTCCGCAAGAGGTCAAGAAACTGAAAACCGAATGGACAGCCCAGGGATATATGTTGCACTGGCAGGCGGAACAGAGCAAGACCAATCCCGAATTGGCAAGCTATTTCGTCATTTACCGCTTCGAAAACAAGGAGCCGGTCAATCTGGACGATCCTTCCAAGATCGTAGCGGTCACACGCGAGACGAACTATCTGCTGCCCTACGACGACGGGAAACACAAATACCGTTATGTAGTCACAGCCGTAGACCGTTTCCATAATGAAAATCAAGGTAAAAGCAAAAAGGTAAAACTTTAA
- a CDS encoding GntR family transcriptional regulator, with translation MKNSSPKYIEISKAIIAKIEAGELLPGDKVPSENELINMYKISNTTARKSLLEVELQGWANRIKGKGTFVLNRSEDKHLTRILGSFHAIKESFSDNLVKEGFTPKNVTLEKTIIDSGISININGKNYIIEGNVLKIRRLRYADELLLKDETRYVSMALCPKMNMMELNQAFLKIYEDKYHLKLDSVQRTLSTTVTYPEEENNYFENNLPLSVFILDSAVICENQKVVEIEHSLYRGDKYKFSIHTKPQLISEKK, from the coding sequence ATGAAGAACAGCAGTCCAAAATATATCGAGATAAGCAAAGCGATAATAGCAAAGATCGAAGCTGGAGAATTATTACCGGGAGACAAGGTCCCTTCAGAAAACGAACTTATCAATATGTATAAGATCAGTAATACGACTGCAAGGAAAAGCCTTTTGGAAGTGGAACTGCAAGGTTGGGCCAACCGGATCAAGGGAAAAGGGACATTTGTCCTGAACCGCTCCGAAGACAAACACCTTACCCGTATATTGGGATCTTTCCATGCTATCAAAGAAAGTTTTAGCGATAACCTGGTAAAAGAAGGCTTTACCCCGAAAAACGTAACACTTGAAAAAACCATCATTGATAGTGGAATATCCATCAATATCAATGGGAAGAACTATATAATAGAAGGCAATGTTCTGAAAATACGTAGACTCCGGTATGCGGACGAACTGTTATTAAAAGACGAAACCCGCTATGTTTCAATGGCCCTTTGTCCCAAAATGAATATGATGGAACTGAACCAAGCTTTTCTGAAAATATACGAAGATAAATATCATCTGAAGCTGGACAGCGTGCAGAGAACCCTCAGCACGACCGTCACATATCCGGAAGAAGAAAATAATTATTTTGAGAATAACCTTCCGCTCTCCGTTTTTATACTGGACAGTGCCGTAATTTGTGAAAACCAGAAAGTAGTAGAGATCGAACACTCCCTATACAGAGGGGATAAATATAAATTTTCAATCCATACAAAACCGCAACTAATCAGTGAAAAGAAATAG
- a CDS encoding MFS transporter: protein MLLLATALSFMDRQVLSISIIRIKDDLHITDTEYGFINSGFLISYAVMFTLGGMLIDKYGSRLGLAFSVGFWSLATALHALSMNAFHFGLFRFLLGVGEGGCFPGAIKAVIEWVPKQKHAIANGIAIGGSAIGAVVAVPLCAFTLNYTNWRVLFLISGVLGLIWVLCWLRMTNKYAKEQNQIVNKVSHSLKMSDFVALFRNRDALLFILIRFLLDPIFYFYMFWIPKYLNESKGLSLDLIGNILWIPFLALGIANVMGGWLSDKIQQKTGNTGRARKISMGLAAVLTLPVLSVGMLESSMLVIFVMSLAFFAHGIWITNYITSIGDVFGASKSSTVVGLSGTAGAISSFVINPLMGVVIANYTYTPLWVYSGVMYPVAFLIYLFFLHGIRINGGK, encoded by the coding sequence ATGCTGTTACTTGCAACGGCTTTGAGCTTTATGGATCGTCAGGTTTTGTCGATCTCTATCATTCGGATAAAGGATGATCTGCATATCACCGATACGGAGTATGGCTTTATAAATTCAGGATTCTTGATTAGTTATGCTGTCATGTTTACATTGGGAGGTATGCTGATCGATAAATACGGAAGTCGGTTAGGGTTGGCTTTCTCTGTTGGGTTCTGGTCTTTGGCAACTGCCTTGCATGCACTTTCAATGAATGCATTTCATTTCGGACTGTTCCGTTTTTTATTGGGAGTAGGCGAGGGTGGGTGTTTTCCGGGAGCGATAAAAGCTGTAATCGAATGGGTCCCCAAGCAGAAACATGCCATTGCTAATGGCATTGCTATCGGAGGTTCAGCGATAGGAGCGGTAGTTGCTGTTCCGCTTTGTGCTTTTACTTTGAATTATACGAACTGGCGGGTACTTTTTCTAATAAGTGGAGTATTGGGGTTGATATGGGTGTTATGTTGGTTGCGGATGACAAATAAATATGCAAAGGAGCAGAATCAAATTGTAAACAAAGTCTCCCACTCTTTGAAAATGTCTGATTTTGTGGCTTTGTTCCGTAACAGAGATGCGCTTCTGTTTATTTTGATTCGTTTTTTATTGGACCCGATCTTTTATTTTTATATGTTTTGGATTCCAAAATATCTGAACGAATCGAAGGGGCTTTCTTTAGATCTGATCGGTAATATTTTGTGGATTCCCTTCCTGGCTTTAGGAATCGCAAATGTGATGGGAGGGTGGTTGTCCGATAAGATTCAACAGAAAACCGGGAATACGGGCCGGGCACGAAAAATTTCAATGGGACTTGCTGCAGTTTTGACATTACCGGTTTTGTCGGTCGGAATGCTGGAATCATCTATGCTGGTTATTTTTGTGATGTCATTGGCTTTCTTTGCACATGGAATCTGGATTACGAATTACATAACTTCTATCGGAGATGTTTTTGGCGCTTCGAAATCATCGACGGTGGTCGGATTATCGGGAACGGCGGGTGCAATCTCTTCTTTTGTGATCAATCCGTTGATGGGAGTGGTGATTGCTAATTATACATATACTCCTTTGTGGGTATATTCAGGCGTAATGTATCCGGTTGCTTTTCTCATTTATCTTTTCTTCCTGCATGGTATTCGTATCAATGGCGGAAAATAG
- a CDS encoding L-fucose/L-arabinose isomerase family protein — protein sequence MNKMKEEKMGKARIGVFSVGYDKYWSQFPGLLDELLKKEAEFIRKIPVEEVEVFSFGMVDSPAVAYEKVKEIVAANLDFLFCDMLTYATSGTFGVIARSVQCPIVLVALQPLKAMDYKQATTYMQLVNDDICALPEFTGVAVRLGKPVPEIIIGTLYDDRQVDEEVREYCRIAKVLHSLKNAKLGHIGHPLNSMMDMNTDPTMLTAFFGSHVISYEPNELLQQMENVSDREVKEKEACILDFFDTPDPVSDPISMKLRDEDLKVAAKVSLALDKFVESNGLNGLAYYYDGADNSSIRQLMSNLIVGNSLLTARHIPMCGESDLKTLVALMIMDRLGIGGSFAEFHPIDFNDGFVLVGHDGPHNISIAEGKPVLRSLKKYHGKPGNGAGVEFKIKEGPITLLSINSTYDGKFKLIIAEGESVSGPIPPTGNTNTRGFFQPDVRTFLKRWISEGPTHHFALGIGHHAATLEKIARYLNLEYKIISVN from the coding sequence ATGAATAAGATGAAGGAAGAGAAGATGGGAAAAGCACGTATAGGTGTTTTTAGTGTCGGATATGATAAGTATTGGTCACAATTTCCCGGACTGTTGGATGAGCTTCTGAAAAAGGAAGCCGAGTTTATTCGTAAGATTCCTGTGGAGGAAGTGGAGGTCTTCAGTTTCGGGATGGTTGATTCTCCCGCTGTCGCTTACGAAAAGGTGAAGGAGATCGTTGCTGCGAATCTGGATTTCCTGTTCTGTGATATGTTGACTTATGCGACTTCCGGGACTTTCGGAGTGATTGCTCGTTCTGTGCAGTGCCCGATTGTATTGGTCGCTTTACAGCCGTTGAAAGCGATGGATTATAAACAGGCTACAACTTATATGCAGTTAGTGAACGATGATATCTGTGCCTTACCTGAATTTACAGGTGTGGCGGTGCGCTTGGGAAAGCCAGTTCCGGAAATCATTATCGGAACTTTGTATGATGACCGGCAAGTGGATGAGGAGGTTCGTGAATATTGCCGGATAGCAAAAGTTTTGCACAGTCTGAAAAATGCGAAGTTAGGACATATAGGCCATCCTCTTAATTCGATGATGGATATGAATACGGATCCGACTATGTTGACTGCTTTCTTTGGCTCTCATGTCATCTCATATGAACCGAATGAGCTATTGCAGCAAATGGAAAATGTTTCGGACAGAGAAGTTAAGGAGAAAGAAGCCTGTATCCTTGATTTCTTCGATACTCCTGATCCAGTCTCAGACCCGATATCGATGAAGTTGAGAGATGAAGATCTGAAAGTGGCAGCCAAAGTAAGCCTTGCTTTGGATAAATTCGTGGAAAGCAATGGGTTGAATGGTTTGGCATATTATTATGACGGAGCAGATAATAGCTCTATCCGTCAGCTGATGTCTAACTTGATTGTTGGAAATTCATTGCTGACGGCAAGGCATATCCCGATGTGCGGTGAGTCTGATTTGAAGACACTGGTAGCATTGATGATTATGGACCGTTTGGGTATCGGAGGCAGTTTTGCCGAATTTCATCCGATTGATTTCAATGACGGTTTTGTTTTGGTCGGGCATGACGGTCCTCATAATATCTCGATAGCAGAAGGTAAACCGGTCTTGAGAAGTTTAAAAAAGTATCACGGAAAGCCCGGCAACGGAGCAGGCGTGGAGTTTAAAATCAAAGAAGGACCTATTACATTATTATCAATAAATTCAACATATGATGGAAAATTCAAATTAATTATTGCTGAAGGTGAGTCTGTAAGCGGGCCTATTCCTCCCACAGGGAATACGAATACGAGAGGATTCTTTCAACCGGATGTACGGACTTTCTTGAAAAGGTGGATTAGTGAAGGTCCTACGCATCATTTTGCGTTAGGCATCGGGCATCATGCGGCAACTCTGGAAAAGATTGCCAGATACTTGAATCTTGAATACAAGATTATATCTGTTAATTAA